One window from the genome of Streptomyces sp. NBC_00708 encodes:
- a CDS encoding sel1 repeat family protein, with translation MVFMGDRATLLKTGRFARGHVHPAEKMADVVFAAAAAQYKDTIESPQPSETAQPSETAEIFENAESAATAETAETIESADGVENAEGAETAASADSAESEARHRRAADAGDTASMSVLGALLLRRGDLAGAEPYLRGATADGDRAAANNLGVLLHQRGYPDEAAGWWRTAAVAGSAAAAHALGRHFRERGDEPAAEYWLRQSAEQGHALGAYALADLLEHRSDVGAERWLRAAAEQGHREAAYRLARLLERNAADAAHDAFGRPGLGPRTGAEPAVPRRTAKGDGPVAGPDASRTGEAEQWYRQAAARGHRRAALHLGAILEQRGELKEAGRWYLISAKAGEARAACALGFLLRDAGDRESAAVWWLRAAQDGDGNAANALGALHAARGEQQTAERWYRAAMDAGDVNGAYNLGLLCAAQDRTAQAEQWYRRAAYAGHREAANALAVLLLQAGDPAGAEPWFSKAAEAGSVDAAFNLGILYAGRDEDRTALLWYERAAAAGHTEAALQVGMALLHHGEEQEAERHLRCAAGGGSAEAAFRLAGLLDARQPPPGPPALGEPLPEKTECEEWYERAAEQGHRRAQVRVGMLAATRGDVESAGRWYREAAESGSRNGAFNLGLLLAREGSEREAALWWTRAAADGHGRAALRLALLAARRGELAEGQRWCARAVELGPAEVAERAARLREALHQELTA, from the coding sequence ATGGTATTTATGGGGGACAGGGCAACTCTGTTGAAGACAGGGCGGTTTGCGCGGGGTCACGTCCATCCGGCGGAAAAGATGGCGGATGTGGTGTTTGCCGCTGCCGCCGCGCAGTACAAAGACACCATCGAGAGCCCCCAGCCTTCCGAGACCGCCCAGCCTTCCGAGACCGCCGAGATCTTCGAGAACGCGGAGAGTGCCGCGACCGCCGAGACCGCAGAGACCATCGAATCCGCCGACGGCGTGGAGAACGCCGAGGGGGCGGAGACCGCGGCGAGCGCGGACAGCGCCGAGAGCGAGGCTCGCCACCGTCGCGCCGCCGACGCCGGAGACACCGCCTCGATGAGCGTGCTCGGCGCGCTGCTCCTGCGCCGCGGTGACCTCGCGGGCGCCGAGCCCTACCTGCGCGGCGCCACCGCCGACGGGGACCGGGCCGCCGCCAACAACCTGGGCGTCCTGCTGCACCAGCGCGGCTACCCCGACGAGGCGGCCGGCTGGTGGCGGACCGCCGCCGTGGCCGGCTCCGCCGCCGCCGCGCATGCCCTGGGCCGCCACTTCCGCGAGCGCGGGGACGAGCCCGCCGCCGAGTACTGGCTGCGCCAGTCCGCCGAGCAGGGCCACGCGCTGGGCGCGTACGCCCTCGCCGACCTCCTGGAGCACCGCAGCGACGTCGGCGCCGAGCGCTGGCTGCGCGCCGCCGCCGAGCAGGGCCACCGTGAGGCGGCCTACCGGCTGGCGCGGCTGCTCGAGCGCAACGCCGCCGACGCCGCCCACGACGCGTTCGGCCGTCCCGGCCTGGGCCCCCGCACCGGCGCGGAGCCCGCCGTGCCCCGCCGCACCGCCAAGGGCGACGGCCCCGTCGCTGGCCCCGACGCCTCGCGCACCGGCGAGGCCGAGCAGTGGTACCGGCAGGCCGCCGCGCGCGGACACCGGCGCGCCGCCCTGCACCTCGGCGCCATCCTCGAACAGCGCGGCGAGCTCAAGGAGGCCGGCCGCTGGTACCTCATCTCGGCCAAGGCCGGCGAGGCGCGGGCCGCCTGCGCGCTCGGCTTCCTGCTGCGCGACGCGGGGGACCGGGAGAGCGCCGCCGTGTGGTGGCTGCGCGCCGCCCAGGACGGCGACGGCAACGCCGCGAACGCCCTGGGCGCGCTGCACGCGGCCCGGGGCGAGCAGCAGACCGCCGAGCGCTGGTACCGCGCGGCCATGGACGCGGGCGACGTCAACGGCGCCTACAACCTCGGGCTGCTCTGCGCAGCCCAGGACCGCACCGCCCAGGCCGAGCAGTGGTACCGCCGCGCCGCCTACGCGGGCCACCGCGAGGCCGCCAACGCGCTGGCCGTGCTCCTGCTCCAGGCCGGCGACCCGGCGGGTGCCGAGCCCTGGTTCTCCAAGGCGGCCGAGGCGGGCAGCGTCGACGCGGCCTTCAACCTCGGCATCCTCTACGCGGGCCGCGACGAGGACCGCACGGCCCTGCTCTGGTACGAGCGGGCCGCGGCGGCCGGGCACACCGAGGCGGCGCTCCAGGTCGGCATGGCGCTCCTGCACCACGGGGAGGAGCAGGAGGCCGAGCGGCATCTGCGCTGCGCGGCGGGCGGCGGCAGCGCGGAGGCCGCCTTCCGGCTGGCCGGGCTGCTCGACGCGCGGCAGCCGCCGCCCGGCCCGCCCGCCCTGGGCGAGCCGCTGCCGGAGAAGACCGAGTGCGAGGAGTGGTACGAGCGGGCCGCCGAGCAGGGGCACCGCCGTGCCCAGGTCCGCGTCGGCATGCTCGCCGCGACCCGCGGGGACGTGGAGAGCGCCGGCCGCTGGTACCGGGAGGCGGCCGAGTCCGGCAGCCGCAACGGGGCGTTCAACCTCGGCCTGCTCCTCGCCCGTGAGGGCAGCGAGCGCGAGGCCGCCCTGTGGTGGACCCGCGCCGCCGCCGACGGGCACGGACGGGCCGCGCTGCGGCTGGCCCTGCTGGCCGCGCGCCGCGGTGAGCTGGCCGAGGGGCAGCGGTGGTGTGCGCGGGCGGTCGAGCTGGGGCCCGCGGAGGTCGCGGAGCGCGCGGCGCGGCTGCGCGAGGCGCTGCACCAGGAGCTGACGGCGTAG
- a CDS encoding transcriptional repressor, with product MSDLLERLRGRGWRMTAQRRVVAEVLDGDHVHLTADEVHARAVARLPEISRATVYNTLGEMVSLGEVIEVSTDRRAKRYDPNAHRAHHHLVCARCGAIRDVHPSGDPLADLPAGERFGFTISGVELTYRGICPDCAAAA from the coding sequence ATGAGTGACCTGCTGGAACGACTTCGAGGACGCGGCTGGCGCATGACCGCGCAGCGGCGCGTCGTGGCCGAGGTCCTCGACGGGGACCATGTGCACCTGACGGCCGACGAGGTCCACGCACGCGCGGTGGCCAGGCTGCCCGAGATCTCCCGGGCCACCGTCTACAACACGCTGGGCGAGATGGTGAGCCTCGGCGAGGTCATCGAGGTCTCCACCGACCGCCGCGCCAAGCGCTACGACCCCAACGCGCATCGCGCCCATCACCACCTGGTGTGCGCGCGGTGCGGCGCCATCCGCGATGTGCACCCGTCGGGCGACCCGCTGGCGGACCTGCCGGCCGGTGAGCGTTTCGGCTTCACCATCTCCGGCGTCGAACTGACCTACCGGGGCATCTGCCCGGACTGCGCCGCGGCGGCCTGA